One Amorphoplanes digitatis genomic window carries:
- a CDS encoding M4 family metallopeptidase: MALATGTVAASTMVAVAGQASAQPVDPAATAKVAADKADALVASNPAVLQATANETFHRGAVISSSGLNYVPYQRSYKGLPVQGGDFVVSTDSAGKTVATSVAQSSPIGEIATTPKLTEAAALKIAKGELKTVSGVEATNLIVSAIEGTPAALAWQSTIRGTSADGPSRLTVDVDALTGKVLRTYEHVIDVAGTGTGWINGSVSLNTTLSGSTYSLKDPTVTSLSCQDASTNTTFSGTDNVWGNGTGTSKETGCVDGLYVAQKQTAMLSAWLGRNGANGSGGAWPVRVGLNDQNAYYDGSQIQIGKNTAGQWISSADVLGHELGHGIDDTTPGGISGQGTQEFVADTIGAATEWYANNPNDPPDYLVGEEVNLVGSGAIRNMYNPSAVGDSNCYSSSTPGGEVHAAAGPGNHWFYLLAQGTSGNGQPASSTCNSTTITGIGIQNAMKIMYNAMLLKTSSSSYLKYRTWTLTAAKNLTPGNCTYFNTVKAAWTAVSVPAQTADPTCSGTTTPPTTSPTTSPTPTTSPTSNPAGCTGSNATRVTIPDAGAAVTSSITISGCTRAPSTTSSVSVNIIHTYRGDVKVDLVAPDGTVYNIKATSTSDSADNIILTDSGDLSSETANGTWKLKAQDVYSGDTGYISSWSLTL, from the coding sequence ATGGCGCTGGCGACCGGGACCGTCGCCGCATCGACAATGGTTGCGGTGGCCGGACAGGCCAGCGCCCAGCCCGTCGACCCGGCCGCGACCGCCAAGGTCGCCGCCGACAAGGCTGACGCACTGGTCGCCAGCAACCCCGCAGTCCTGCAGGCAACCGCGAACGAGACCTTCCACAGGGGCGCGGTCATCTCCTCGAGCGGTCTCAACTACGTCCCCTACCAGCGGTCCTACAAGGGCCTGCCGGTGCAGGGCGGCGACTTCGTCGTCTCGACGGACTCGGCCGGCAAGACCGTGGCGACCTCGGTGGCGCAGAGCAGCCCCATCGGTGAGATCGCGACCACGCCGAAGCTGACCGAGGCCGCCGCGCTGAAGATCGCCAAGGGCGAGCTCAAGACGGTGTCGGGCGTGGAGGCCACCAATCTGATCGTCTCCGCCATCGAGGGCACGCCGGCGGCGCTGGCCTGGCAGTCGACGATCCGCGGCACCAGCGCCGATGGCCCGAGCCGGCTCACCGTCGACGTCGACGCCCTCACCGGCAAGGTGCTGCGCACCTACGAGCACGTCATCGACGTGGCGGGCACCGGCACCGGCTGGATCAACGGCTCGGTCTCGCTGAACACCACCCTGTCCGGGTCGACGTACAGCCTGAAGGACCCGACGGTCACGAGCCTGAGCTGCCAGGACGCCTCCACCAACACCACGTTCAGCGGCACCGACAACGTGTGGGGCAACGGCACCGGCACCAGCAAGGAGACCGGCTGCGTCGACGGGCTCTACGTCGCGCAGAAGCAGACCGCGATGCTGTCCGCGTGGCTCGGCCGCAACGGCGCCAACGGCAGCGGCGGCGCGTGGCCGGTCCGGGTCGGCCTGAACGACCAGAACGCGTACTACGACGGCAGCCAGATCCAGATCGGCAAGAACACCGCCGGCCAGTGGATCTCCTCCGCCGACGTGCTCGGCCACGAGCTGGGCCACGGCATCGACGACACCACCCCCGGTGGCATCTCCGGCCAGGGCACCCAGGAGTTCGTCGCCGACACCATCGGCGCGGCAACGGAGTGGTACGCGAACAACCCGAACGACCCGCCGGACTACCTGGTCGGCGAAGAGGTCAACCTGGTCGGCAGCGGCGCGATCCGCAACATGTACAACCCGTCGGCTGTCGGCGACTCGAACTGCTACTCGAGCAGCACCCCCGGCGGCGAGGTACACGCGGCCGCCGGCCCCGGTAACCACTGGTTCTACCTGCTCGCGCAGGGCACCAGCGGCAACGGCCAGCCCGCCAGCAGTACCTGCAACAGCACCACGATCACCGGTATCGGCATCCAGAACGCGATGAAGATCATGTACAACGCGATGCTGCTGAAGACCTCCAGCTCGTCGTACCTGAAGTACCGCACCTGGACGTTGACCGCGGCGAAGAACCTCACCCCGGGCAACTGCACCTACTTCAACACGGTCAAGGCTGCCTGGACCGCGGTCAGCGTCCCGGCCCAGACGGCCGACCCGACGTGCAGCGGCACCACGACGCCTCCGACGACCAGCCCGACCACGTCGCCGACCCCGACGACCAGCCCGACCAGCAACCCGGCCGGCTGCACCGGCAGCAACGCCACCCGCGTCACGATCCCCGACGCCGGCGCCGCGGTCACCAGCAGCATCACCATCAGCGGCTGCACCCGGGCACCGTCGACCACCTCGTCGGTGTCGGTGAACATCATTCACACCTACCGCGGTGACGTGAAGGTCGACCTGGTGGCACCGGACGGCACCGTCTACAACATCAAGGCCACGTCGACGTCGGACAGCGCCGACAACATCATCCTCACCGACAGCGGCGACCTGTCGAGCGAGACCGCGAACGGCACCTGGAAGCTGAAGGCGCAGGACGTGTACTCGGGCGACACCGGCTACATCAGCAGCTGGAGCCTGACCCTCTAA
- a CDS encoding recombinase family protein: MNGFPCADKPGTVGTSSDVSTVPGRRSAAHLHLVRPAIPELVSSGDQAVERLRDLAREGRLAAVVGEASGRERAALTGAAYSVAWPVVYERVTRSVELRRGHSRCAASVRSLADECLDRFHDDVEAVVGDLLCNARQPVVSVEAWLTSRIKAATVDGHRRRRGARGALQRPRLPQWLAAELGHDSWLTSLALKVLDWVGVPQTAGADTWPLDSWAQSRRSTTGDWQHGDTAVVAREVDVVLRAMRTRPKWFECYVERPLGMKAPPVAGAPADDVGELRPLRAADPGEVVDARLRELAAAAVEAIGRGLADGGDPARVVSEVLNAVFGRVTPADLNVAPHVTADPTSRISELLADRKILDRIVADVVTIVRGPEASNPPQAPAEAAAGTEPTAAVAEMETRDDPPSWGSPETPRRGRPRLYSDDTLGLIVDARLNGRTLRNISEMLNAAGIPTPTGRGLWYPSHVSRLLLTRDAQALIASRRQEDQWGLTS, encoded by the coding sequence ATGAACGGTTTCCCTTGCGCGGACAAGCCGGGCACGGTGGGGACGTCATCGGACGTCTCCACCGTGCCCGGCCGCAGGTCGGCGGCTCACCTTCATCTGGTTCGGCCCGCAATCCCGGAACTGGTCAGCTCTGGAGATCAGGCGGTTGAGCGATTGCGCGATCTCGCTCGGGAAGGTCGCCTTGCCGCCGTGGTGGGCGAGGCGTCCGGCCGCGAGCGGGCCGCGTTGACCGGCGCCGCCTACTCCGTCGCCTGGCCGGTGGTCTACGAGCGGGTCACTCGTAGCGTCGAGCTTCGGCGCGGGCATTCCCGGTGTGCCGCGAGTGTCCGCTCGCTCGCCGACGAGTGCCTGGACCGCTTCCACGACGACGTGGAGGCGGTTGTCGGGGACCTGCTCTGCAATGCCCGCCAACCGGTGGTGAGCGTCGAGGCCTGGCTCACCAGCCGGATCAAGGCAGCCACAGTCGATGGCCATCGACGACGGCGGGGGGCGCGTGGAGCGCTGCAGCGTCCTCGCTTGCCGCAATGGCTGGCGGCCGAGCTGGGCCATGACTCCTGGCTCACGAGCCTGGCGCTCAAGGTTCTGGATTGGGTCGGTGTGCCGCAGACCGCAGGGGCCGACACGTGGCCGCTGGATTCGTGGGCGCAGAGCCGCAGGTCGACAACCGGCGATTGGCAGCACGGCGACACCGCCGTGGTCGCGCGCGAAGTCGACGTGGTGCTCCGGGCCATGCGCACCCGGCCCAAGTGGTTCGAGTGCTATGTGGAGCGGCCGCTCGGGATGAAGGCGCCTCCGGTGGCGGGGGCTCCGGCCGACGATGTCGGCGAGCTGCGCCCCTTGCGTGCTGCCGACCCGGGCGAGGTTGTCGATGCCCGGCTGCGGGAATTGGCCGCTGCCGCCGTCGAAGCCATCGGCCGCGGACTCGCCGATGGCGGGGATCCAGCCCGAGTCGTCAGCGAGGTGTTGAACGCCGTGTTCGGGCGGGTGACGCCCGCCGACTTGAACGTGGCACCCCATGTGACTGCCGATCCGACCTCCCGGATCAGCGAGCTCCTCGCCGATCGAAAGATCTTGGACCGTATCGTCGCCGACGTCGTCACCATTGTGCGCGGGCCGGAAGCGTCGAACCCACCGCAGGCGCCGGCCGAGGCCGCGGCGGGAACGGAGCCGACTGCCGCGGTCGCCGAAATGGAAACCCGCGATGACCCTCCATCGTGGGGCTCGCCCGAAACGCCTCGCCGTGGCCGGCCGCGGCTGTACTCCGACGACACGCTGGGCTTGATCGTGGACGCAAGGCTCAACGGACGCACGCTCCGGAATATCAGCGAAATGCTTAATGCCGCAGGCATTCCCACTCCAACAGGCCGCGGGCTTTGGTATCCGTCGCATGTGAGCCGGCTGCTCCTGACGCGCGACGCTCAAGCGCTGATCGCGAGCCGCCGGCAAGAGGATCAGTGGGGGCTCACGTCGTAG
- a CDS encoding Ig-like domain-containing protein gives MYEPSRIAWRLGVSAAAALSLVLAGTAPALADDTIAPDTTPPVITSTGLTDGQTVLRQSVLHPVVTDDVGVTAVFVRVGTGSSFRCTVDASQGFNCPITVPVALNGTDVDVTVRAFDAAGNRTDQITRVHVVAVALSGALAPKAGTAMRSGPMTATLSDVSTETSKIEMTDGPAGAVLATLTAAPWAFTWNASATATPPCFRLSEPAGNSTTYCSNYVVSDEAPVIKSVWVFHEYGGNLAWSSRLDEGKGWIGTDGTISSSATDKVGIDHTELWVDGVFHSSATGQSAFFYWHDATRGRTFANLEVRVTNRVGLTTTKAFRLNIDNVGPVLQISPRAGTLLRGKQVIVTRTATDQHRIVVPDSAGFSSPWQPSPLSYIEYVALRGDGPIGLDFAVHDELGNPATLSNRVTVDNTKATVAFAKAPKNKAKVKGTVKVTATARDKYGVARVQLLINGKVVATDTTAAYKFSINTKKYGKKLKVRLRVYDRAGNVTTTSTRTWYRR, from the coding sequence ATGTACGAACCATCGCGGATCGCCTGGCGCCTCGGTGTTTCGGCGGCCGCGGCTCTCTCCCTCGTCCTCGCCGGCACCGCACCTGCCCTGGCCGACGACACCATCGCACCCGACACCACCCCTCCGGTCATCACCAGCACCGGGCTGACCGATGGCCAGACCGTCCTGCGGCAGTCGGTACTGCATCCCGTGGTCACCGATGATGTCGGGGTCACCGCCGTCTTTGTCCGGGTCGGCACGGGCAGCTCTTTCCGCTGCACCGTCGATGCCTCCCAGGGTTTCAACTGCCCCATCACCGTTCCCGTCGCGCTCAACGGCACCGACGTCGACGTGACGGTTCGCGCCTTCGACGCGGCGGGCAACCGCACCGACCAGATCACCCGGGTGCACGTTGTCGCAGTGGCCTTGTCCGGTGCGCTCGCGCCGAAGGCGGGAACGGCGATGCGTAGCGGGCCCATGACCGCCACGCTGAGCGACGTCTCGACCGAGACAAGCAAGATCGAGATGACGGATGGACCCGCCGGCGCCGTCCTCGCCACGCTCACGGCTGCTCCATGGGCTTTCACCTGGAACGCCTCCGCAACCGCCACCCCGCCGTGCTTCCGGCTCAGCGAACCGGCCGGCAACAGCACGACCTACTGCTCGAACTACGTCGTCTCCGACGAAGCCCCCGTGATCAAATCGGTCTGGGTCTTCCACGAATATGGCGGCAATCTGGCCTGGTCCAGCCGGCTCGACGAGGGCAAGGGTTGGATCGGCACCGACGGCACGATCAGTTCGAGCGCTACGGACAAGGTCGGAATCGATCACACCGAGCTGTGGGTCGACGGCGTGTTCCACAGCAGCGCCACCGGGCAGTCGGCCTTCTTCTACTGGCACGACGCGACGCGCGGAAGGACCTTCGCGAACCTTGAGGTGCGCGTAACGAACCGGGTGGGTCTCACCACCACCAAGGCGTTTCGGCTGAATATCGACAACGTCGGGCCGGTGCTGCAGATCTCGCCGCGAGCCGGCACGCTGCTGCGCGGCAAGCAGGTCATCGTGACCAGAACCGCGACCGATCAGCACCGCATCGTCGTGCCCGACTCGGCCGGTTTCAGTTCTCCGTGGCAGCCCTCCCCGTTGTCGTACATCGAGTACGTGGCCCTGCGCGGAGACGGCCCAATCGGGCTGGACTTCGCCGTCCATGACGAGCTCGGCAATCCAGCCACGCTCAGCAACCGGGTGACCGTGGACAACACGAAAGCCACCGTGGCGTTCGCGAAAGCACCGAAGAACAAGGCGAAGGTCAAGGGAACCGTCAAGGTGACCGCCACAGCGCGCGACAAGTACGGTGTCGCGCGGGTCCAGCTGCTGATCAACGGCAAGGTCGTCGCAACAGACACCACGGCGGCCTACAAGTTCTCGATCAACACCAAGAAGTACGGCAAGAAACTCAAGGTTCGGCTGCGGGTGTACGACAGGGCCGGCAACGTGACCACCACGTCAACCCGTACCTGGTACCGCCGCTGA
- a CDS encoding ThuA domain-containing protein, with amino-acid sequence MIRRVLLIVALVLAGTGVNAAPAFAADFSVLIFSKTAGFRHDAIPAGITAIQQLGTQNNFTVEATEDAAQFTDTNLARFRAVIWLSTTADVLDATQQAAFERYIRAGGGYVGVHAAADTEYDWPWYGNLVGAYFASHPAIQPVTVRIEDTAHPSNAGIPVNWNRTDELYNYRTNPRSQVHVLANLNEATYTGGTMNGDHPISWCRPYDGGRSWYTGLGHTQESYTEANFRTHLLGGIKYAAQNIGNCSVPAPVGTFSQVNLAKGVAETGEPMGLTVLPNRGVLHTARDGVIRYTDVNGNTKVALTLPVYSHDEEGMQSIKADPNFASNHWVYVYYAPPLSTPGGDAPSTGTAAQFAPFNGSNKLARLTVRDDNTIDPASLVTILDVPTSRGLCCHVGGDIDFDAAGNLYLSTGDDSNPFDSAGSAPLDERADRNPAYDAQRTAANSNDLRGKVLRIKPGATGGYTIPAGNMFAPGTANTRPEVYAMGFRNPFRMSVDKATGVVYLGDYGPDAGTADPQRGPAGTVAFERITQPGFYGWPYCSNYNTPYQEFTFPDGPSAGPYNCAGGPTNNSRNNTGITTLPPSQAAWLPYGGQGPWRPELGGGGPMGGPVYNFNPALASDVKFPASYNGKAFIGEFTSRWIKAVTLNANGTAGAIEPIPWTGTAIMDMEFGPDGALYVLDYGTTWFGGDANSAVYRIEYNSGGNRAPIAQISATPSSGAAPLAVQFSSAGSNDPDGDPITYAWDFTSNGSTDSTAANPTFTYPANGEYTATLTVRDSGGKISTASTVVGVGRPSIQLIAPPDGSVFQFGDLVPFEVRVTDPNAGTIDCSRVVVNYIVGHDSHGHPITSKTGCTGSIQTTVDGEHDASANIFGVLAAVYTPVSGVAVQDQHVLQPRTRQAEHFGTMNGVQIAAKPSAHGGNAVGYIENGDWISFTPYNLAGVTGVKARVASAGVGGTLTVRADSPTGPVAGTVQVAPTGGWETWVDVTGTISPPSGTRQLYLVFTGGAGSLFDIDDFTFTSGGTQPPSANLALNKPVTASSTESGTYPASAAVDGSLTTRWASTFSDPQWIQVDLGQSTSIDRVKLTWEAAYGSGYQIQTSADGTTWTTVRTVTGGDGGVDDNTALAATGRYVRINGTTRATAWGYSLFEFEVYGGGVVQPPSGNLALNKPATASSAEAVAYPASAAVDGSLTSRWASAFADPQWIQVDLGQSYPVNRVKLTWEAAYGSGYQIQTSANGTTWTTVRTVTGGDGGVDDNTALAATGRYVRINGTTRATAWGYSLFEFEVYS; translated from the coding sequence ATGATTCGCAGAGTGCTGCTGATCGTCGCTCTTGTACTGGCCGGGACGGGCGTCAACGCCGCCCCGGCATTCGCGGCCGACTTCTCGGTGCTGATCTTCAGCAAGACCGCGGGGTTCCGGCATGACGCGATCCCCGCGGGGATCACCGCGATCCAGCAACTGGGCACGCAGAACAACTTCACGGTCGAGGCGACCGAGGACGCCGCCCAGTTCACCGACACGAACCTGGCCAGGTTCAGAGCGGTCATCTGGCTGTCCACGACCGCCGACGTGCTCGACGCGACCCAGCAGGCCGCGTTCGAGCGCTACATCCGCGCCGGCGGCGGCTATGTCGGCGTGCACGCCGCTGCCGACACCGAGTACGACTGGCCCTGGTACGGCAACCTCGTCGGCGCCTACTTCGCCAGCCACCCCGCGATCCAGCCGGTCACCGTCCGCATCGAGGACACCGCCCACCCGTCCAACGCGGGCATCCCGGTGAACTGGAACCGCACCGACGAGCTGTACAACTACCGCACCAACCCCCGCTCGCAGGTGCACGTCCTCGCGAATCTCAACGAGGCCACGTACACCGGCGGCACCATGAACGGCGACCACCCGATCTCGTGGTGCCGGCCCTACGACGGCGGCCGCTCCTGGTACACCGGCCTCGGCCACACCCAGGAGAGCTACACCGAGGCCAACTTCCGCACCCACCTGCTCGGCGGCATCAAGTACGCCGCGCAGAACATCGGCAACTGCTCGGTGCCGGCACCCGTCGGCACGTTCAGCCAGGTGAACCTGGCCAAGGGCGTGGCGGAGACCGGTGAGCCGATGGGCCTCACCGTGCTGCCCAACCGGGGTGTGCTGCACACCGCGCGGGACGGCGTCATCCGGTACACCGACGTCAACGGCAACACCAAGGTCGCCCTGACGCTGCCGGTCTACAGCCACGACGAGGAGGGTATGCAGAGCATCAAGGCCGACCCGAACTTCGCCAGCAACCACTGGGTGTACGTCTACTACGCGCCACCGCTGAGCACGCCGGGCGGCGACGCCCCGTCCACCGGCACGGCGGCGCAGTTCGCCCCGTTCAACGGCTCCAACAAGCTGGCCCGGCTCACCGTGCGGGACGACAACACGATCGACCCGGCCTCGCTGGTGACGATCCTCGACGTGCCGACCAGCCGTGGGCTGTGCTGCCACGTCGGCGGTGACATCGACTTCGACGCCGCCGGCAACCTGTACCTGTCCACCGGTGACGACTCCAACCCGTTCGACTCGGCCGGTTCCGCGCCGCTCGACGAGCGGGCCGACCGCAACCCCGCCTACGACGCGCAGCGCACCGCCGCGAACAGCAACGACCTGCGCGGCAAGGTGCTGCGGATCAAGCCAGGTGCGACGGGCGGCTACACCATCCCGGCCGGCAACATGTTCGCCCCGGGCACGGCGAACACCAGGCCCGAGGTGTACGCCATGGGCTTCCGCAACCCGTTCCGGATGAGCGTGGACAAGGCAACCGGGGTCGTCTACCTCGGTGACTACGGCCCCGACGCCGGCACTGCCGACCCGCAGCGCGGGCCGGCCGGCACCGTCGCGTTCGAGCGGATCACCCAGCCGGGCTTCTACGGCTGGCCGTACTGCTCCAACTACAACACCCCCTACCAGGAGTTCACGTTCCCCGACGGGCCGTCGGCCGGACCGTACAACTGTGCCGGTGGGCCGACGAACAACTCCCGGAACAACACCGGCATCACCACGCTGCCGCCCTCGCAGGCGGCCTGGCTGCCGTACGGCGGGCAGGGGCCCTGGCGGCCCGAGTTGGGTGGGGGCGGGCCCATGGGCGGTCCGGTCTACAACTTCAACCCGGCGCTGGCCTCCGATGTGAAGTTCCCGGCGTCCTACAACGGGAAGGCCTTCATCGGCGAGTTCACCAGCCGCTGGATCAAGGCGGTCACCCTGAACGCCAACGGTACGGCCGGCGCGATCGAGCCGATCCCGTGGACCGGAACCGCGATCATGGACATGGAGTTCGGGCCCGACGGCGCCCTGTACGTGCTCGACTACGGCACCACCTGGTTCGGCGGCGACGCCAACTCGGCCGTCTACCGGATCGAGTACAACAGCGGCGGCAACCGGGCGCCGATAGCGCAGATCAGCGCCACCCCGTCCTCCGGCGCGGCGCCGCTGGCCGTGCAGTTCAGCTCGGCGGGCAGCAACGACCCGGACGGCGACCCGATCACGTACGCCTGGGACTTCACCAGCAACGGCAGCACCGACTCCACGGCGGCCAACCCGACGTTCACCTACCCGGCGAACGGCGAGTACACCGCGACGCTGACGGTACGGGACAGCGGCGGCAAGATCTCGACGGCCAGTACCGTCGTCGGGGTCGGCCGACCATCCATCCAGTTGATCGCACCGCCCGACGGATCGGTGTTCCAGTTCGGTGACCTGGTGCCGTTCGAGGTGAGGGTCACCGATCCGAACGCCGGCACCATCGACTGCAGCCGGGTCGTGGTCAATTACATCGTGGGCCACGACAGTCACGGTCACCCGATCACCAGCAAGACCGGCTGCACCGGGTCGATACAGACCACGGTGGACGGTGAGCACGACGCGAGCGCGAACATCTTCGGGGTACTCGCCGCCGTGTACACCCCGGTCAGCGGGGTCGCGGTCCAGGACCAGCACGTGCTACAGCCGCGGACCCGGCAGGCCGAGCACTTCGGCACCATGAACGGCGTCCAGATCGCCGCCAAGCCCAGCGCGCACGGCGGCAACGCCGTCGGGTACATCGAGAACGGCGACTGGATCTCCTTCACGCCGTACAACCTGGCCGGCGTGACCGGTGTCAAGGCGCGGGTCGCCTCGGCCGGCGTCGGTGGCACGCTGACCGTGCGGGCCGACTCGCCGACCGGCCCGGTGGCCGGCACGGTGCAGGTCGCCCCGACCGGTGGCTGGGAGACGTGGGTCGACGTCACCGGGACGATCAGCCCACCATCCGGCACGCGCCAGCTGTACCTGGTGTTCACCGGCGGCGCGGGGTCGCTGTTCGACATCGACGACTTCACGTTCACCTCCGGCGGCACGCAACCGCCTTCGGCGAACCTGGCGTTGAACAAGCCGGTGACGGCGTCGAGCACGGAGTCCGGCACATACCCGGCCTCGGCCGCGGTGGACGGTTCGCTGACCACCAGGTGGGCGAGCACCTTCAGCGATCCGCAGTGGATCCAGGTGGACCTCGGCCAGTCGACCTCCATCGACCGGGTCAAGTTGACCTGGGAGGCGGCGTACGGCTCGGGGTACCAGATCCAGACGTCGGCCGACGGGACCACCTGGACCACGGTCCGGACGGTCACCGGCGGTGACGGTGGGGTGGACGACAACACCGCGCTGGCCGCCACGGGTCGTTACGTGCGGATCAACGGCACGACCCGCGCCACGGCCTGGGGCTACTCGCTGTTCGAATTCGAGGTGTACGGCGGCGGCGTCGTCCAGCCGCCCTCGGGCAACCTGGCGTTGAACAAGCCGGCGACGGCGTCGAGCGCCGAGGCGGTCGCCTACCCGGCCTCGGCCGCGGTGGACGGCTCGCTGACCAGCAGGTGGGCGAGTGCCTTCGCCGACCCGCAGTGGATCCAGGTGGACCTCGGCCAGTCGTACCCCGTCAATCGGGTCAAGTTGACCTGGGAGGCGGCGTACGGCTCGGGGTACCAGATCCAGACGTCGGCCAACGGGACCACCTGGACCACGGTCCGGACCGTCACCGGCGGCGACGGTGGGGTGGACGACAACACCGCGCTGGCCGCCACCGGCCGGTATGTGCGGATCAACGGCACGACCCGCGCCACGGCCTGGGGCTACTCGCTGTTCGAGTTCGAGGTCTACAGCTGA
- a CDS encoding RDD family protein codes for MGGAGGMPVNAVGQPGNLIDRFVARFIDGVIVGVVGVVLNIVLAFVSDSWLLTGFISAVATAALYLGYFAYFESTRGQTIGKQVMKLRVFGPGHVGNPTLEQAARRNIFMAFGIAGVVPIIGSVLGGLAGLAAVILIVVNINSDPQRQHWFDKFAGGTQVLKVG; via the coding sequence ATGGGTGGCGCCGGGGGAATGCCCGTGAACGCAGTTGGCCAGCCGGGCAACTTGATCGACCGGTTCGTGGCGAGGTTCATCGACGGTGTCATCGTCGGCGTCGTGGGCGTGGTCCTCAACATCGTGCTCGCGTTCGTGTCGGATTCCTGGCTGCTCACCGGGTTCATCTCCGCGGTGGCGACCGCAGCCCTGTATCTCGGCTATTTCGCCTACTTCGAGTCGACCCGGGGCCAGACGATCGGTAAGCAGGTGATGAAGCTCAGGGTGTTCGGGCCGGGTCACGTCGGCAACCCCACGCTGGAGCAGGCCGCCCGCCGGAACATCTTCATGGCGTTCGGCATCGCCGGCGTTGTTCCGATCATCGGCAGCGTCCTGGGCGGGTTGGCCGGGCTGGCAGCAGTGATCTTGATTGTGGTCAACATCAACAGCGACCCGCAGCGTCAGCACTGGTTCGACAAGTTCGCCGGCGGCACCCAGGTGCTCAAGGTCGGCTGA
- a CDS encoding LuxR C-terminal-related transcriptional regulator, producing the protein MLSAIGLSADAELVYLGMLSAPHLDLPQLAAHIDMPEDAVRATLDELIDLSLVVHGNDGARPRTIGPTVGLASLIARAEAEVEEKQRQLEATRTVVMSLAAAHEETRDREQITKWAGVDAVRGRLEDLAARTTVECVSLNPHAAQSPEGKSASQPLNQRMLERGVAIRAVYQDSHRHNPLLHEYAVWMTAMGAELRTAPTLPMLLVIFDRRTALLPIDPTDSSKGAQEVHAPGIVAAVYGLFAQIWSTATPLGQAPACDDADLDPQLRELSRLLACGSTDEMIARKMGLSLRTIKRKSAELMDRLDARSRFQAGVIAAQRGWIEPGDTSARRADAALAPSSDV; encoded by the coding sequence ATGTTGAGTGCCATCGGTCTTTCCGCGGATGCGGAGCTCGTCTATCTCGGCATGCTCAGCGCACCGCACCTGGACCTACCGCAGCTCGCTGCCCACATAGACATGCCCGAGGATGCGGTCCGAGCCACGCTCGACGAACTCATCGACCTGTCTCTGGTCGTCCACGGCAACGACGGCGCCAGACCACGCACCATCGGACCCACTGTCGGCCTCGCCTCGCTGATCGCTCGCGCGGAGGCGGAGGTAGAGGAGAAGCAACGCCAGCTCGAAGCCACCCGCACCGTAGTGATGTCCCTTGCCGCCGCGCATGAGGAGACCCGCGACCGCGAGCAGATCACCAAATGGGCCGGCGTGGATGCGGTCCGCGGCCGTCTCGAGGACCTGGCCGCGCGCACCACGGTGGAATGCGTGTCGCTCAACCCGCACGCCGCGCAATCCCCTGAGGGCAAGAGCGCCAGCCAGCCACTCAACCAGCGGATGCTCGAACGCGGCGTGGCCATCCGCGCCGTCTACCAGGACAGTCACCGGCACAACCCGTTGCTGCACGAGTACGCCGTCTGGATGACCGCAATGGGCGCCGAACTCCGCACCGCGCCCACCCTGCCGATGCTGCTCGTCATCTTCGACCGGCGCACCGCGCTGCTGCCCATCGACCCGACCGACAGCAGCAAGGGCGCCCAGGAGGTGCACGCGCCGGGCATCGTCGCCGCCGTCTACGGATTGTTCGCCCAGATCTGGTCCACGGCGACACCCCTCGGCCAGGCACCCGCGTGCGACGACGCCGACCTCGACCCTCAGCTACGCGAACTGTCCCGACTCCTCGCCTGCGGCAGCACCGACGAGATGATCGCCCGCAAGATGGGCCTCTCCCTGCGCACCATCAAGCGCAAGTCAGCCGAATTGATGGATCGACTCGACGCACGCAGCCGGTTCCAGGCCGGCGTCATCGCCGCTCAGCGCGGCTGGATAGAACCCGGTGACACCTCCGCGCGCCGAGCCGACGCCGCCCTCGCGCCTTCCTCAGACGTCTAG